From Colias croceus chromosome 27, ilColCroc2.1, one genomic window encodes:
- the LOC123703884 gene encoding 60S ribosome subunit biogenesis protein NIP7 homolog, whose amino-acid sequence MKILSEDRTRILFEKLTKYIGVNVKLLIDRPDGTYCFREKKDRVYYISERLLQLAQTVKPDHLISAGTCFGKFTKTNKFRLHITALTYIAPYAPYKLWVKPSAEQQFLYGHHVIKSGLGRITENTPKNQGVVILTMSDIPIGFGVTSRSTTDCRHADPLATIAFHQADIGEYIRSEDTLI is encoded by the exons atgaaaattttatcagaAGATAGGACAAGAATATTATTCGAAAAGCTAACAAAATA TATCGGCGTCAACGTAAAGCTTCTAATAGACAGACCAGATGGCACATATTGCTTCAGAGAAAAGAAAGACCGCGTGTATTATATTTCAGAACGTTTACTGCAACTGGCACAAACCGTGAAGCCAGATCATTTGATATCAGCCGGAACGTGTTTCGGGAAGTTCACAAAGACGAATAAATTCAGGTTACATATCACAGCATTGACGTATATCGCGCCGTACGCCCCTTACAAGTTATGGGTAAAACCATCAGCGGAACAACAGTTTTTATATGGCCACCATGTTATTAAGAGTG GACTTGGTAGAATAACGGAAAATACACCGAAAAATCAAGGAGTAGTCATTCTAACTATGTCAGACATTCCAATAGGTTTTGGAGTTACATCAAGATCGACGACAGACTGCAGACACGCAGACCCCTTAGCGACTATAGCTTTCCACCAAGCTGATATTGGAGAATATATCAGATCAGAAGATActttgatttaa